A stretch of the Papaver somniferum cultivar HN1 chromosome 6, ASM357369v1, whole genome shotgun sequence genome encodes the following:
- the LOC113287880 gene encoding homeobox-leucine zipper protein ROC2-like isoform X2, with amino-acid sequence MMIRNGKLEGFGSFTSSRHRLTHQPNMFDHTQHNPLDMMSDNDLARISNTVDEFDSKSGSEYLEGGSGDDQADPTTQRAKKKRYHRHTQHQIQEMEAFFKECPHPDDKQRKELGRELGLEPLQVKFWFQNKRTQMKTQHERHENTQLRMENDKLRAENMRYKEALSNASCPNCGGPTSLGEMSFDEHHLRIENARLREEIDRILAIAAKYVGKPMGSSFPLLPPPIPSRSSLDLGVGIQGGIRGDIVGGGGDLLRSLSGALTEADKPVIIELAVGAMEELIRMVQLGEPLWVAGPDGATEILSEDEYMRTFPRGIGPKPFGLKTEASRQSADVIMNHMNLVEILMDAGRWSSLFSSIVSRAVTVEVLSTGVAGNFNGALQVMTAEFQVPSPLVPTRESLFVRYCKQHSDNTWAVVDVSLEHLHPSSPPVSRCRRRPSGCLIQEMPNGCSKVVWVEHVEVDDRAVHSIYRSLVNSALGFGAKRWIATLDRQCERLASVMASTTFLADPVINNQEGRKSMLKLSERMVMSFCSGVSASTTHTWTTLSGSGAEDVRVMTRKSVDDPGRPPGIVLNAATSFWLPVPPKRIFDFLRDENSRKEWDILSNGGDVQEMAHIANGRDPGNCVSLLRVHGVHSANSSPNNMLILQESCTNATGSFVIYAPVDIAAMNAVLNGEDPDYVALLPSGFAILPDGPTVHGGGTAAVESGGSLLTVAFQILVDSIPTAKLSLGSVATVNSLISCTVERIKAAVNSDSA; translated from the exons ATGATGATAAGGAATGGAAAACTTGAAGGATTTGGGTCATTTACTTCTTCTAGACATAGGCTTACTCATCAG CCAAATATGTTTGATCATACTCAACACAATCCCCTGGATATGATGTCGGACAACGATCTGGCGAGGATTAGTAATACCGTCGATGAATTCGATAGTAAATCTGGAAGTGAGTACCTGGAAGGTGGCTCAGGTGATGACCAAGCTGATCCAACAACTCAACGTGCCAAAAAGAAACGTTATCATCGTCATACCCAACATCAAATTCAGGAAATGGAAGC TTTCTTCAAGGAGTGTCCACATCCAGATGATAAGCAAAGGAAAGAACTTGGGCGAGAATTAGGTTTAGAACCTCTGCAAGTCAAATTTTGGTTCCAAAACAAACGTACCCAAATGAAG ACTCAACATGAACGCCATGAGAACACGCAATTGAGAATGGAAAACGATAAGCTTAGAGCAGAAAACATGAGGTATAAAGAAGCACTTAGCAACGCCTCGTGCCCTAACTGTGGTGGTCCCACTTCTTTGGGTGAAATGTCATTTGATGAGCACCACTTGAGAATCGAAAATGCTCGACTAAGAGAAGAG ATTGACAGAATTTTAGCTATAGCTGCAAAGTATGTTGGGAAACCAATGGGTTCATCATTCCCTCTTCTTCCTCCCCCAATTCCTTCCCGGTCATCACTTGACCTTGGAGTTGGAATTCAAGGAGGAATTCGAGGAGACATTGTCGGTGGAGGAGGTGATCTGCTTAGATCCCTTTCTGGAGCCCTTACAGAGGCTGACAAGCCAGTTATCATTGAGTTAGCTGTAGGTGCAATGGAAGAGTTGATTCGAATGGTTCAATTAGGGGAACCACTATGGGTTGCTGGCCCTGATGGTGCTACTGAGATTCTAAGCGAAGATGAGTACATGAGAACATTCCCAAGGGGAATTGGACCTAAACCATTTGGGTTAAAAACTGAAGCTTCTCGCCAAAGCGCTGATGTTATTATGAACCATATGAACTTAGTCGAGATTCTTATGGATGCG GGTCGATGGTCCAGTTTATTTTCCAGTATAGTTTCAAGGGCCGTGACTGTAGAAGTCCTGTCAACTGGTGTAGCTGGAAATTTTAATGGAGCACTGCAAGTG ATGACAGCTGAATTCCAAGTTCCTTCCCCTCTTGTACCAACCCGTGAGAGTTTGTTTGTGAGGTACTGTAAACAACATTCTGATAATACATGGGCGGTTGTGGATGTTTCCTTGGAGCATTTACATCCTAGTAGCCCACCTGTATCGAGATGTCGAAGAAGGCCATCAGGCTGTTTGATCCAAGAGATGCCAAATGGTTGCTCGAAG GTTGTTTGGGTGGAGCATGTAGAAGTAGATGACAGAGCAGTTCACAGTATATACAGATCACTGGTTAACTCAGCTCTTGGATTTGGTGCCAAGCGTTGGATCGCAACCTTAGATCGGCAGTGTGAACGCCTTGCTAGTGTTATGGCGAGTACTACATTTTTGGCCGATCCTG taataaataatcaagagGGGAGAAAGAGTATGCTGAAGCTCTCTGAAAGAATGGTTATGAGTTTCTGTTCTGGTGTAAGTGCTTCTACCACTCACACGTGGACAACATTATCCGGAAGTGGTGCTGAGGATGTGAGGGTGATGACAAGAAAGAGCGTTGATGATCCAGGAAGGCCTCCTGGTATTGTGCTCAATGCAGCTACTTCCTTCTGGCTTCCTGTACCACCAAAGAggatttttgattttcttcgagATGAAAACTCTCGAAAGGAG TGGGATATCCTTTCAAATGGTGGTGATGTTCAAGAAATGGCACATATTGCTAATGGTCGTGATCCTGGAAACTGTGTTTCTCTACTCCGTGTTCATGGTGTCCAT AGTGCAAACTCAAGCCCAAACAACATGTTGATACTGCAAGAGAGTTGTACCAATGCAACGGGGTCATTCGTAATTTACGCTCCAGTTGATATTGCTGCGATGAATGCAGTTCTAAATGGTGAAGACCCAGATTACGTAGCACTATTGCCTTCAGGTTTTGCTATACTTCCTGATGGACCCACAGTTCATGGAGGTGGAACTGCAGCTGTTGAGTCTGGCGGATCACTCCTAACTGTTGCATTTCAAATCCTGGTTGATTCGATTCCAACAGCAAAACTTTCTCTGGGATCAGTGGCTACTGTCAATAGCCTCATTTCTTGCACTGTGGAGAGGATCAAGGCTGCAGTTAATAGTGACAGCGCATAA
- the LOC113287880 gene encoding homeobox-leucine zipper protein PROTODERMAL FACTOR 2-like isoform X1, whose amino-acid sequence MMIRNGKLEGFGSFTSSRHRLTHQMNMFQPNMFDHTQHNPLDMMSDNDLARISNTVDEFDSKSGSEYLEGGSGDDQADPTTQRAKKKRYHRHTQHQIQEMEAFFKECPHPDDKQRKELGRELGLEPLQVKFWFQNKRTQMKTQHERHENTQLRMENDKLRAENMRYKEALSNASCPNCGGPTSLGEMSFDEHHLRIENARLREEIDRILAIAAKYVGKPMGSSFPLLPPPIPSRSSLDLGVGIQGGIRGDIVGGGGDLLRSLSGALTEADKPVIIELAVGAMEELIRMVQLGEPLWVAGPDGATEILSEDEYMRTFPRGIGPKPFGLKTEASRQSADVIMNHMNLVEILMDAGRWSSLFSSIVSRAVTVEVLSTGVAGNFNGALQVMTAEFQVPSPLVPTRESLFVRYCKQHSDNTWAVVDVSLEHLHPSSPPVSRCRRRPSGCLIQEMPNGCSKVVWVEHVEVDDRAVHSIYRSLVNSALGFGAKRWIATLDRQCERLASVMASTTFLADPVINNQEGRKSMLKLSERMVMSFCSGVSASTTHTWTTLSGSGAEDVRVMTRKSVDDPGRPPGIVLNAATSFWLPVPPKRIFDFLRDENSRKEWDILSNGGDVQEMAHIANGRDPGNCVSLLRVHGVHSANSSPNNMLILQESCTNATGSFVIYAPVDIAAMNAVLNGEDPDYVALLPSGFAILPDGPTVHGGGTAAVESGGSLLTVAFQILVDSIPTAKLSLGSVATVNSLISCTVERIKAAVNSDSA is encoded by the exons ATGATGATAAGGAATGGAAAACTTGAAGGATTTGGGTCATTTACTTCTTCTAGACATAGGCTTACTCATCAG ATGAATATGTTTCAGCCAAATATGTTTGATCATACTCAACACAATCCCCTGGATATGATGTCGGACAACGATCTGGCGAGGATTAGTAATACCGTCGATGAATTCGATAGTAAATCTGGAAGTGAGTACCTGGAAGGTGGCTCAGGTGATGACCAAGCTGATCCAACAACTCAACGTGCCAAAAAGAAACGTTATCATCGTCATACCCAACATCAAATTCAGGAAATGGAAGC TTTCTTCAAGGAGTGTCCACATCCAGATGATAAGCAAAGGAAAGAACTTGGGCGAGAATTAGGTTTAGAACCTCTGCAAGTCAAATTTTGGTTCCAAAACAAACGTACCCAAATGAAG ACTCAACATGAACGCCATGAGAACACGCAATTGAGAATGGAAAACGATAAGCTTAGAGCAGAAAACATGAGGTATAAAGAAGCACTTAGCAACGCCTCGTGCCCTAACTGTGGTGGTCCCACTTCTTTGGGTGAAATGTCATTTGATGAGCACCACTTGAGAATCGAAAATGCTCGACTAAGAGAAGAG ATTGACAGAATTTTAGCTATAGCTGCAAAGTATGTTGGGAAACCAATGGGTTCATCATTCCCTCTTCTTCCTCCCCCAATTCCTTCCCGGTCATCACTTGACCTTGGAGTTGGAATTCAAGGAGGAATTCGAGGAGACATTGTCGGTGGAGGAGGTGATCTGCTTAGATCCCTTTCTGGAGCCCTTACAGAGGCTGACAAGCCAGTTATCATTGAGTTAGCTGTAGGTGCAATGGAAGAGTTGATTCGAATGGTTCAATTAGGGGAACCACTATGGGTTGCTGGCCCTGATGGTGCTACTGAGATTCTAAGCGAAGATGAGTACATGAGAACATTCCCAAGGGGAATTGGACCTAAACCATTTGGGTTAAAAACTGAAGCTTCTCGCCAAAGCGCTGATGTTATTATGAACCATATGAACTTAGTCGAGATTCTTATGGATGCG GGTCGATGGTCCAGTTTATTTTCCAGTATAGTTTCAAGGGCCGTGACTGTAGAAGTCCTGTCAACTGGTGTAGCTGGAAATTTTAATGGAGCACTGCAAGTG ATGACAGCTGAATTCCAAGTTCCTTCCCCTCTTGTACCAACCCGTGAGAGTTTGTTTGTGAGGTACTGTAAACAACATTCTGATAATACATGGGCGGTTGTGGATGTTTCCTTGGAGCATTTACATCCTAGTAGCCCACCTGTATCGAGATGTCGAAGAAGGCCATCAGGCTGTTTGATCCAAGAGATGCCAAATGGTTGCTCGAAG GTTGTTTGGGTGGAGCATGTAGAAGTAGATGACAGAGCAGTTCACAGTATATACAGATCACTGGTTAACTCAGCTCTTGGATTTGGTGCCAAGCGTTGGATCGCAACCTTAGATCGGCAGTGTGAACGCCTTGCTAGTGTTATGGCGAGTACTACATTTTTGGCCGATCCTG taataaataatcaagagGGGAGAAAGAGTATGCTGAAGCTCTCTGAAAGAATGGTTATGAGTTTCTGTTCTGGTGTAAGTGCTTCTACCACTCACACGTGGACAACATTATCCGGAAGTGGTGCTGAGGATGTGAGGGTGATGACAAGAAAGAGCGTTGATGATCCAGGAAGGCCTCCTGGTATTGTGCTCAATGCAGCTACTTCCTTCTGGCTTCCTGTACCACCAAAGAggatttttgattttcttcgagATGAAAACTCTCGAAAGGAG TGGGATATCCTTTCAAATGGTGGTGATGTTCAAGAAATGGCACATATTGCTAATGGTCGTGATCCTGGAAACTGTGTTTCTCTACTCCGTGTTCATGGTGTCCAT AGTGCAAACTCAAGCCCAAACAACATGTTGATACTGCAAGAGAGTTGTACCAATGCAACGGGGTCATTCGTAATTTACGCTCCAGTTGATATTGCTGCGATGAATGCAGTTCTAAATGGTGAAGACCCAGATTACGTAGCACTATTGCCTTCAGGTTTTGCTATACTTCCTGATGGACCCACAGTTCATGGAGGTGGAACTGCAGCTGTTGAGTCTGGCGGATCACTCCTAACTGTTGCATTTCAAATCCTGGTTGATTCGATTCCAACAGCAAAACTTTCTCTGGGATCAGTGGCTACTGTCAATAGCCTCATTTCTTGCACTGTGGAGAGGATCAAGGCTGCAGTTAATAGTGACAGCGCATAA
- the LOC113287880 gene encoding homeobox-leucine zipper protein ROC2-like isoform X3 has translation MNMFQPNMFDHTQHNPLDMMSDNDLARISNTVDEFDSKSGSEYLEGGSGDDQADPTTQRAKKKRYHRHTQHQIQEMEAFFKECPHPDDKQRKELGRELGLEPLQVKFWFQNKRTQMKTQHERHENTQLRMENDKLRAENMRYKEALSNASCPNCGGPTSLGEMSFDEHHLRIENARLREEIDRILAIAAKYVGKPMGSSFPLLPPPIPSRSSLDLGVGIQGGIRGDIVGGGGDLLRSLSGALTEADKPVIIELAVGAMEELIRMVQLGEPLWVAGPDGATEILSEDEYMRTFPRGIGPKPFGLKTEASRQSADVIMNHMNLVEILMDAGRWSSLFSSIVSRAVTVEVLSTGVAGNFNGALQVMTAEFQVPSPLVPTRESLFVRYCKQHSDNTWAVVDVSLEHLHPSSPPVSRCRRRPSGCLIQEMPNGCSKVVWVEHVEVDDRAVHSIYRSLVNSALGFGAKRWIATLDRQCERLASVMASTTFLADPVINNQEGRKSMLKLSERMVMSFCSGVSASTTHTWTTLSGSGAEDVRVMTRKSVDDPGRPPGIVLNAATSFWLPVPPKRIFDFLRDENSRKEWDILSNGGDVQEMAHIANGRDPGNCVSLLRVHGVHSANSSPNNMLILQESCTNATGSFVIYAPVDIAAMNAVLNGEDPDYVALLPSGFAILPDGPTVHGGGTAAVESGGSLLTVAFQILVDSIPTAKLSLGSVATVNSLISCTVERIKAAVNSDSA, from the exons ATGAATATGTTTCAGCCAAATATGTTTGATCATACTCAACACAATCCCCTGGATATGATGTCGGACAACGATCTGGCGAGGATTAGTAATACCGTCGATGAATTCGATAGTAAATCTGGAAGTGAGTACCTGGAAGGTGGCTCAGGTGATGACCAAGCTGATCCAACAACTCAACGTGCCAAAAAGAAACGTTATCATCGTCATACCCAACATCAAATTCAGGAAATGGAAGC TTTCTTCAAGGAGTGTCCACATCCAGATGATAAGCAAAGGAAAGAACTTGGGCGAGAATTAGGTTTAGAACCTCTGCAAGTCAAATTTTGGTTCCAAAACAAACGTACCCAAATGAAG ACTCAACATGAACGCCATGAGAACACGCAATTGAGAATGGAAAACGATAAGCTTAGAGCAGAAAACATGAGGTATAAAGAAGCACTTAGCAACGCCTCGTGCCCTAACTGTGGTGGTCCCACTTCTTTGGGTGAAATGTCATTTGATGAGCACCACTTGAGAATCGAAAATGCTCGACTAAGAGAAGAG ATTGACAGAATTTTAGCTATAGCTGCAAAGTATGTTGGGAAACCAATGGGTTCATCATTCCCTCTTCTTCCTCCCCCAATTCCTTCCCGGTCATCACTTGACCTTGGAGTTGGAATTCAAGGAGGAATTCGAGGAGACATTGTCGGTGGAGGAGGTGATCTGCTTAGATCCCTTTCTGGAGCCCTTACAGAGGCTGACAAGCCAGTTATCATTGAGTTAGCTGTAGGTGCAATGGAAGAGTTGATTCGAATGGTTCAATTAGGGGAACCACTATGGGTTGCTGGCCCTGATGGTGCTACTGAGATTCTAAGCGAAGATGAGTACATGAGAACATTCCCAAGGGGAATTGGACCTAAACCATTTGGGTTAAAAACTGAAGCTTCTCGCCAAAGCGCTGATGTTATTATGAACCATATGAACTTAGTCGAGATTCTTATGGATGCG GGTCGATGGTCCAGTTTATTTTCCAGTATAGTTTCAAGGGCCGTGACTGTAGAAGTCCTGTCAACTGGTGTAGCTGGAAATTTTAATGGAGCACTGCAAGTG ATGACAGCTGAATTCCAAGTTCCTTCCCCTCTTGTACCAACCCGTGAGAGTTTGTTTGTGAGGTACTGTAAACAACATTCTGATAATACATGGGCGGTTGTGGATGTTTCCTTGGAGCATTTACATCCTAGTAGCCCACCTGTATCGAGATGTCGAAGAAGGCCATCAGGCTGTTTGATCCAAGAGATGCCAAATGGTTGCTCGAAG GTTGTTTGGGTGGAGCATGTAGAAGTAGATGACAGAGCAGTTCACAGTATATACAGATCACTGGTTAACTCAGCTCTTGGATTTGGTGCCAAGCGTTGGATCGCAACCTTAGATCGGCAGTGTGAACGCCTTGCTAGTGTTATGGCGAGTACTACATTTTTGGCCGATCCTG taataaataatcaagagGGGAGAAAGAGTATGCTGAAGCTCTCTGAAAGAATGGTTATGAGTTTCTGTTCTGGTGTAAGTGCTTCTACCACTCACACGTGGACAACATTATCCGGAAGTGGTGCTGAGGATGTGAGGGTGATGACAAGAAAGAGCGTTGATGATCCAGGAAGGCCTCCTGGTATTGTGCTCAATGCAGCTACTTCCTTCTGGCTTCCTGTACCACCAAAGAggatttttgattttcttcgagATGAAAACTCTCGAAAGGAG TGGGATATCCTTTCAAATGGTGGTGATGTTCAAGAAATGGCACATATTGCTAATGGTCGTGATCCTGGAAACTGTGTTTCTCTACTCCGTGTTCATGGTGTCCAT AGTGCAAACTCAAGCCCAAACAACATGTTGATACTGCAAGAGAGTTGTACCAATGCAACGGGGTCATTCGTAATTTACGCTCCAGTTGATATTGCTGCGATGAATGCAGTTCTAAATGGTGAAGACCCAGATTACGTAGCACTATTGCCTTCAGGTTTTGCTATACTTCCTGATGGACCCACAGTTCATGGAGGTGGAACTGCAGCTGTTGAGTCTGGCGGATCACTCCTAACTGTTGCATTTCAAATCCTGGTTGATTCGATTCCAACAGCAAAACTTTCTCTGGGATCAGTGGCTACTGTCAATAGCCTCATTTCTTGCACTGTGGAGAGGATCAAGGCTGCAGTTAATAGTGACAGCGCATAA
- the LOC113287880 gene encoding homeobox-leucine zipper protein ROC2-like isoform X4: MFDHTQHNPLDMMSDNDLARISNTVDEFDSKSGSEYLEGGSGDDQADPTTQRAKKKRYHRHTQHQIQEMEAFFKECPHPDDKQRKELGRELGLEPLQVKFWFQNKRTQMKTQHERHENTQLRMENDKLRAENMRYKEALSNASCPNCGGPTSLGEMSFDEHHLRIENARLREEIDRILAIAAKYVGKPMGSSFPLLPPPIPSRSSLDLGVGIQGGIRGDIVGGGGDLLRSLSGALTEADKPVIIELAVGAMEELIRMVQLGEPLWVAGPDGATEILSEDEYMRTFPRGIGPKPFGLKTEASRQSADVIMNHMNLVEILMDAGRWSSLFSSIVSRAVTVEVLSTGVAGNFNGALQVMTAEFQVPSPLVPTRESLFVRYCKQHSDNTWAVVDVSLEHLHPSSPPVSRCRRRPSGCLIQEMPNGCSKVVWVEHVEVDDRAVHSIYRSLVNSALGFGAKRWIATLDRQCERLASVMASTTFLADPVINNQEGRKSMLKLSERMVMSFCSGVSASTTHTWTTLSGSGAEDVRVMTRKSVDDPGRPPGIVLNAATSFWLPVPPKRIFDFLRDENSRKEWDILSNGGDVQEMAHIANGRDPGNCVSLLRVHGVHSANSSPNNMLILQESCTNATGSFVIYAPVDIAAMNAVLNGEDPDYVALLPSGFAILPDGPTVHGGGTAAVESGGSLLTVAFQILVDSIPTAKLSLGSVATVNSLISCTVERIKAAVNSDSA, translated from the exons ATGTTTGATCATACTCAACACAATCCCCTGGATATGATGTCGGACAACGATCTGGCGAGGATTAGTAATACCGTCGATGAATTCGATAGTAAATCTGGAAGTGAGTACCTGGAAGGTGGCTCAGGTGATGACCAAGCTGATCCAACAACTCAACGTGCCAAAAAGAAACGTTATCATCGTCATACCCAACATCAAATTCAGGAAATGGAAGC TTTCTTCAAGGAGTGTCCACATCCAGATGATAAGCAAAGGAAAGAACTTGGGCGAGAATTAGGTTTAGAACCTCTGCAAGTCAAATTTTGGTTCCAAAACAAACGTACCCAAATGAAG ACTCAACATGAACGCCATGAGAACACGCAATTGAGAATGGAAAACGATAAGCTTAGAGCAGAAAACATGAGGTATAAAGAAGCACTTAGCAACGCCTCGTGCCCTAACTGTGGTGGTCCCACTTCTTTGGGTGAAATGTCATTTGATGAGCACCACTTGAGAATCGAAAATGCTCGACTAAGAGAAGAG ATTGACAGAATTTTAGCTATAGCTGCAAAGTATGTTGGGAAACCAATGGGTTCATCATTCCCTCTTCTTCCTCCCCCAATTCCTTCCCGGTCATCACTTGACCTTGGAGTTGGAATTCAAGGAGGAATTCGAGGAGACATTGTCGGTGGAGGAGGTGATCTGCTTAGATCCCTTTCTGGAGCCCTTACAGAGGCTGACAAGCCAGTTATCATTGAGTTAGCTGTAGGTGCAATGGAAGAGTTGATTCGAATGGTTCAATTAGGGGAACCACTATGGGTTGCTGGCCCTGATGGTGCTACTGAGATTCTAAGCGAAGATGAGTACATGAGAACATTCCCAAGGGGAATTGGACCTAAACCATTTGGGTTAAAAACTGAAGCTTCTCGCCAAAGCGCTGATGTTATTATGAACCATATGAACTTAGTCGAGATTCTTATGGATGCG GGTCGATGGTCCAGTTTATTTTCCAGTATAGTTTCAAGGGCCGTGACTGTAGAAGTCCTGTCAACTGGTGTAGCTGGAAATTTTAATGGAGCACTGCAAGTG ATGACAGCTGAATTCCAAGTTCCTTCCCCTCTTGTACCAACCCGTGAGAGTTTGTTTGTGAGGTACTGTAAACAACATTCTGATAATACATGGGCGGTTGTGGATGTTTCCTTGGAGCATTTACATCCTAGTAGCCCACCTGTATCGAGATGTCGAAGAAGGCCATCAGGCTGTTTGATCCAAGAGATGCCAAATGGTTGCTCGAAG GTTGTTTGGGTGGAGCATGTAGAAGTAGATGACAGAGCAGTTCACAGTATATACAGATCACTGGTTAACTCAGCTCTTGGATTTGGTGCCAAGCGTTGGATCGCAACCTTAGATCGGCAGTGTGAACGCCTTGCTAGTGTTATGGCGAGTACTACATTTTTGGCCGATCCTG taataaataatcaagagGGGAGAAAGAGTATGCTGAAGCTCTCTGAAAGAATGGTTATGAGTTTCTGTTCTGGTGTAAGTGCTTCTACCACTCACACGTGGACAACATTATCCGGAAGTGGTGCTGAGGATGTGAGGGTGATGACAAGAAAGAGCGTTGATGATCCAGGAAGGCCTCCTGGTATTGTGCTCAATGCAGCTACTTCCTTCTGGCTTCCTGTACCACCAAAGAggatttttgattttcttcgagATGAAAACTCTCGAAAGGAG TGGGATATCCTTTCAAATGGTGGTGATGTTCAAGAAATGGCACATATTGCTAATGGTCGTGATCCTGGAAACTGTGTTTCTCTACTCCGTGTTCATGGTGTCCAT AGTGCAAACTCAAGCCCAAACAACATGTTGATACTGCAAGAGAGTTGTACCAATGCAACGGGGTCATTCGTAATTTACGCTCCAGTTGATATTGCTGCGATGAATGCAGTTCTAAATGGTGAAGACCCAGATTACGTAGCACTATTGCCTTCAGGTTTTGCTATACTTCCTGATGGACCCACAGTTCATGGAGGTGGAACTGCAGCTGTTGAGTCTGGCGGATCACTCCTAACTGTTGCATTTCAAATCCTGGTTGATTCGATTCCAACAGCAAAACTTTCTCTGGGATCAGTGGCTACTGTCAATAGCCTCATTTCTTGCACTGTGGAGAGGATCAAGGCTGCAGTTAATAGTGACAGCGCATAA